The genomic window ACACATGAAGTTTCAGCCAAGAACTAAGAAAAACGGCATAACCCAAATGCCAGACACAAGTGTGGCCAACACGTGAAAAGTCCTACACATAGATCACAACTGCTTCTTTGATGTGACTCTCCTGTACAGTAATTTTCAAACATTGTGGCAAGACACCAATGATATTCTAACTAAGCATATAATAATGTAAGCACATTTACTtaaaatttctagaaggaaagaaatatagaTACTGATGCATTATGCATGCTCAGGGCCAATTTATAAATACTCCATTCAGTAAATAGCTTAACACAAATTTGAACCAGtgaaaagaaactggaaaaatccACCTCTTGCCATTCGATCTGTCAGATGGTGAAGACCAAAACAGAATGTTCCATCAgagttgtaatttttaaatacGATTGTCacattggaaaaatgaaaataaacagagTAAAGAAACTGTACAAAGGCAAAGtagaataacaaaaaatattttactaaaacATAAGATTTACAGAAGTTTCCAGACAAGCCATACAAAAgtcacaagatttttttttttttgaagggagGAGTCTACACTTGACAGCAAAGTCACAATGTTATTAGTGATGGCTGTGATGTTTGTTTAATGTTCCCATTTTGGTTTAATCAAGCTTGTCCATCTACAGCTTCTAAAGTTAGACTTGGCTAGAGGGTATATTCTACAGAACTGGTTAGCTGCTTTTAACCAATGCATTTAATTAGATTACcattaaaaggggggggggggggctcataaaattaaaataaaactacctccctcctcaaaaataaaaataaaataaaaacacccaCACCCCTGCAGCTAACCCTGACAACTACCTTCATTCACAGTGCTTTTATACTTAAACCATGATGGGGGAACTGAATAAAAGCAGGAGAGGGGCCACTGCTTTTAAACGTTTTGCAACAATCCAGATGATACTTCTAGCCTCTGCTCATGCTTTACAACAGTGAATCAGGACAAGACATAGATTTGCTAATGTGCATTTAATCACCAAAGGACTGAAGATGTCTGGGCTTTTATTCTGTAATGTTTCTAAGACTGTGTCCattaaatgcaaacaaaaaaggaagaagtcTTGGCAGAACAGGAGATGCACACTTGATGATCAGATCGATTTAAATATTATTCATGGCATATAGCCTAGTCCATGCTCTAGCTGtagacaaaaacaaacatacaattattattttacttGGTTCAATATGTTACTTTCCAAACTCTAATAACAGCACACACTATTAAGTTAATTATGAGAATGCTATGCTGTAATTGCAGAAGCATGCCATTTTCTATAAACTGGATTAGGGCTGAAAGATTTTCCATGTGTCTAACCACCACAATGAAACTACAATGAAATTCAGGAGTTCTACAAAATTCAATACGATGAAGAGAGTTATCCCCTTATTTCTGGATATATAGTACACCCCACTAATTTTGTTAAAATCTATAGCAGGAAGAAGCTTGTTGATTCCAACCTCTTCAATTAAGTTACAAACTGATGCACACTTTAATGAAGTGGATCTTAAGAATTACAAAAACACCACAAGAGTTCAAGTTGAGTGTCTTTACATATTGCTAGACAAATGGCAGACACTCAGTATTTGTTAAATCAGGTGTAGTTATACAGAAGTCCAAGATGATCTAATTACAGGTTGTTATTTGGGGGTCTGGCAGAGGGTCATCAGATGAAACTTGAACATCTTTTGTTAAGAggtatttatttccattttataaagtGTCTAATCATTCAACAGCTGTATTTTTGTTTGCCAAACAGCTTGTAAAAAAGGCAATACgattctgtttttaaaagtagaattgggaagcagacttggcccagtggttagggcgtccgtctaccacatgggaggtctgcggttcaaaccccgggcctccttgacccgtgtgcaggtggcccatgtgcagtgctgatgcatgcggggagtgccatgccgtgcaggggtgtcccctgcgtaggggagccccacgcgcaaggagtgcgccccataaggagagccgcccagcgccaaagaaagtgcagcctgcccaggaatggcgccgcacacacggagagctgacacaacaagatgatgcaacaaaaaagaaacacagattcccatgccactgacaacaacggaagcggacaaagaagataatgcagcaaataaacatagagaacaggagaaaataaataaaatcttaaaaaagaaaaaaaggtagaatTGCTGTGAAGAATTAATAGTAAATACCTGTTTCTATGGCTTGGGCTTCGTTGGTCTTCCACTGCTCCGCTACATCATTTGCTAATGGATCATCTGGATTGGGAGCACTTAACAAAGCCTGGATCGATAGCAGAACTGTGCGAATCTGCAGTGCTGGGGACCACTTATCTATGAAGGCAACAGGCTCAATGTGACAAGTATGAAAACTCAGTCCCAGAACTGCTGTGTTTCCCTCCCAAAGACCATTATGGTCTTTATATTAGGCAAGACTACAATGCTTTCATTCTAAATATggaatgcttaagacaaagaagaaatcttAATAGCAAAGTGACGAAGATAACACTTACCTTTCAAAATATCTAAACATATTCTTCCCAACTTGTCTACATTAGGGTGATAAATTTTGGTCATGAAACGTACTTTAGGGGCTGCCATTGGGTATTCTTCTGGAAGGAATAGTTCAAGTTTAAAAGTCCCTCCCTCAAAGGGGGAATCTTGGGGGCCAGCAATGACCACATGAAAATAACGGGCGTTGCTCTCATCTGGTTCTGCTTTAATACCGGGAACTGGTTCTGCCAGTAAACGCTGGGTTTCctacaaacagaaaaacaaatgcatctgtaaaaagaaatgtACGCTAGATaccaaaattaaaattagtaaGTTTATCTCTTAGAATTGTACATAATAGAATCTCTCCAATCTCCTGATGTGTTTTTATTTAGCCTACAATATGTattgttcaaagaaaaaaaagatttaaaaataatcacaacCAGCTGAATACAACTGCAGGAGAATACTGATGAGAAATCATATGCATTTTAGCTTAAAATATCTATAAACATAGCAGTAACAAAAATCAGGCTAATGAAAACTTATTTTATTAtcgaagaaagaaagaacaccagGATTACTACATAGATAAGGCAACTTGCTCTTTAAAGTCTACCAAAACCAAGctgtttaaaaagtaaaatttaatatgtgttaaatcaGGTGATTTAAAAATCTCCCCTCTAAAAAATGGAATGAAGGGTGGAGATAAGAACAAGTGCCTAGGTATATGAACGGGGTTAGACTTAACTACAACCATGATGATTAGTCTCTAAAATTGAGGAATAACCTCAAATGAACTCGTAATGCTTCCCAACAATCATACCgctatttctcttttccatcaGTCCCCCTCTCTCCTAAATAATTTTATcacttttcctcctcttcaaatttcCAACATCGGCATTTGCATACCTATCTGCGCCTGTGCCCATATACCTCGGCCTCCTCTCCTGTTACTATGAATGAAATATGCTTCTGGTTAAGGTCAATATCTCCTCTTGATCACTACCATCTTATCTCCTTCCTACCTACACAAGGACATTGCCTTTAGCATCTCTCTCTTCTCCTGAATCATCAGTTTTCCCCTTTATTCCATTTTTCCCCAAGCCATACAAATCCACTATTTCTCCCAAcaacaaagaaggaaaatgaccttgaccccATTCCTCCCACCAGCTTCTTCTGTTCCATCTCTTAGCTATTCTTTGAAAAAGTATACTTGTGTGTTTCCaatttctcttctcccctcctaTCTTGAACACAATCTCTAATAATCAGGCTCCAAAGACTAACCTGCTTGTTGTGGTCACCAATGATTCCCACACAGTTCATTCAAATGGCAAATGATTCATCTGTACCCAACATGACGTAAATGCAACATCTTACCCAACAGGCCTCTTTGCAAGGCTTCATCCAGCTTTCCAAGAGCCATGCTCTACTGGCTTTCCTCTCTACTTATCTAACAGCAACTTTTGGCTAGTTCCTCCCCATCTCACCAGCATTCAAATACCGAAGTGTGCCAGGGCTTTGTCCTATGGCCTCTTCACTATCTATACACTTTCATGGTGATCTCACCTAGTCCCAAGAATTTTAAATACTACAAACACTTTATATATGCTGAAGCCTCTCCAAATTCTGACTCATCCAAATCTCCTCCCTGATCATGCCACTTCTATCCAAATGCCTGCCAGACATCTCTTATTGACTGTCTAATAAGCATCCTAAACTTAACATGACGTCTTCTCCATGTCAGTTAACCACACATTCATCCCTACAACCGATGACCTCACACCTCACATCCAACCTGATCAGTAAATCCTACTGGCTCAACCTTCAAAGTGGACTGCTTCTCACCACTCCTCTGCTACACCTCTGATCCAAGCCACCACCAACTCTCATCTGACATACAGCAATAGCCACCTAACTTGCTTGCCCTAGTTCTGACCCTGCTCCCTTGTACTTCCTGGGTCTGTTTTCCACAGACCTTTCACAAACCAAAATCATTAAAATGCCCAACCTACCACCCCAGGCTCTATATGATCCCCTCATTCCACTTACCTTTCTAACTCATCTTTGGTTATGCTTCCCTCACCACTTTTGTTTTAGCTACATTACCTTCCTTGTAGTTCTTCAACCTGCCAAGCACACACCAACCACAGGGGCTTTGCACGTGTTCTCCCCCCATATTTCTAAATACTTGGCTTCCTCAGCTCCTGGGAACTTCACTCAAAAGTTGTCTTTTAAGTGAGGAATTCAAAATTGAAACTACAAACTTCATCCCACCCTACTCCACAGACTTCTTTTCCTTGACCCCTTATACTTCATCCCCATAGCACTAGCACTACTAATATACTATATATGTTGCTTATTTTGTTCATAATGGAAACTCCACCAGAGGAGGAACTTAAGTCTTCATCATTTGGGACAGTACCTGACTCCATAATGTATGTTCAATAAATAGTGGCTGAACTATGAATTTGATGTTATCAAGAATGGGAAATTATCTGAATTCCATTAGCAGAAGTCTGCGAGGATTGCGGGAAGATGgcgatggactaacaggcagagctaaatgctctcacaaaaacaacagagaaagcgacaaaagctgtctgagggacatGCTATGGGGATCAGCAGAtgaggacagtgctacacaactcccaagaggaagaggcacagagagatggaGAAGTTGAAACGagaaacatgagttaccaaggccccatggcagccaggaagggctcccctccccaaccctcaAGATATTAAGCTAGGGTAAAACCTCTGGTTCGCTACAGCCAACTGAGGGAAACAGACATTTTCCTTTCAGTCAGCTGCTTCAAGGGAAAATGAAGGAGAGGTGagagtgcttttcttcagtgaattcagccagcagcgCCCACtctgaatctctgctctggagattcaacacaggaacatgGGAAAGCCGAGACTGAAACACCACAGTGGAAAGGTGTACTAACTAGCACAAACTGCTGgcaagtctggaaattgcatggacacaAACTGTGCTCTCTGTAACCAATTcctaggagaaaatctgtaccccactagtgagtccgtggcctgattttgaaaacttaagcaggataattttaaagattgagaataaattgaaccaaatatcagagAAAAGCTGGGGGCAGGGGTAGGCAAGAGAGAGgaactggccatcagagtaaattcaccaacatatttcagatacctaaacatcagcaaaaaattaccagCTAgtctaggaaacaggaagagatggcccagccgaaagaacaaaccaaatatcctgaagacatacaggatttaagataatgaatcagtgataatcacacaactctcctaaatcacttcaaagaatttatagaaaatatgactaatgacgtaaagaatattaagaagcaTATAGAACAATacgaaaacctgcaaagaaaaataacagactgggaagcggacttggcccaatggatagggcgtccacctaccacattgggaggtccacagttcaaaccccaggcctcctcgaccaatatggaactggcccacgcacagtgctggtgtgcacaaggagtgccctgccacgcaggggtgccccccgtgaaagcagtgcgccccataaggagagccacccagcacgaaagaatgtgcagcctgcccaagaatggcgctgcacacacagagagctgacacagcaagatgatgcaacagcaaaaaaaaaaacacagattcccagtgccgctgataaggatagaaatggtcatagaagaacacacagcaaatggacacagagagcagacaactgagggggggggggataaataaaaatcttaaaaaaagaaaaagaaaaataacagactggtgggaatgaaagacaggacagataagattaaaaatacattagtggCACAAAGGAGCAGttctgaattgcttgaagacagaattagtgactctGAAGGCAGAACACCTGAAttagaaaagacaggaggacagaaagagaagaggaatagaaaaaatgaaa from Dasypus novemcinctus isolate mDasNov1 chromosome 12, mDasNov1.1.hap2, whole genome shotgun sequence includes these protein-coding regions:
- the UBE2N gene encoding ubiquitin-conjugating enzyme E2 N, encoding MAGLPRRIIKETQRLLAEPVPGIKAEPDESNARYFHVVIAGPQDSPFEGGTFKLELFLPEEYPMAAPKVRFMTKIYHPNVDKLGRICLDILKDKWSPALQIRTVLLSIQALLSAPNPDDPLANDVAEQWKTNEAQAIETARAWTRLYAMNNI